In Anaerolineae bacterium, the genomic window CCGCCCTGGAAAAGCTGGGCCAATTAAAAGAGCAGGGCGTTATCACTAAAGAGGAATTTGAAGCCAAAAAACAAGAACTGCTGGATAGACTTTAAATTTTGAAGCCCGCGGGGGGTTTCCAAACCTCCGCAGGCCGGAAAATATTGAGCGCGCAATGAACTCACTCCAGTCTCTTTTTAGTTCCTCCCGCCAGGCTGACTTTTCAACCCGGCAGACCCTCACCTTAATTGGCCTGGCCGGGTTATTTACGTTATTGGTGGCCATTCTCCCCTGGTTAAACTGGCTCAACTATCCATTTCGTTTGTTGTTGACCATTGTCCACGAGTTGGGGCACGGCCTGGCGGCCTTACTTACTGGTGGAGAGTTTATCAGATTTGTGGTGCATCCAAACGGAGCCGGTCTGGCCACCACAGCCGGCGGCTGGCGTTTTGTGGTCATTCCGGCGGGTTATCTGGGCGTTGCCCTGTTTGGGGCATTACTAATTTTGTTGGGCCGCAGTTATCGCTGGGGCAGGCTTGCCCTGGGCGTGATTGGGGCCGGCATGATTTTTTTGTCGTTGCGTTATGGCGTCCCCAGTATTTTTTCGGCCTATGTTTTGAGCGGGATATTGACCACCCTCAGCGGCTTTATTTTTGGCGGGCTGTTTCTGGGGGTGTCTTTTAAGGCCCCGCCGGGCGGGATTATCTTTTTGCTTCACCTCATCGCCATTCAAGCTGTCCTTACCGCTTTTTCAGATTTGTTTGGCCTTATTGGCCTCTCGGCCCACTTTTTTTCCACGCCGGAAAACGACGCCCAAGCCATGGCCCAATTGACCCATATCCCCGCCATTGTCTGGGCCGTGTTGTGGGCCATTGTCGCCGTGGCGCTCATTGGCGGCGCCATTTGGCAAACGTGGTTAAAACCGGTCAAAACAAAACCATCTCCAGAATTACCCGGTTATCAATATTAATTGTCCGACAAGATACCTGATTACCGACGAAGGACGAAGGACGAACGACCAACTTTGGTCATTGGTCGTTCGTCGGTGGTCGTTGCCCGTTGGTCAGGAATGTCAAAACGTGTCCTGGCCTGAATAGCCCCCTCAGTTCGTTGCCTTGTAATGCACTTCCGGCAGCGCCCGCAAGCGTTCGGCGGACTGCTCGGCGGTCAGGTCGCGTTGGGCTTCGGCCAGCATCTCGTAGCCGACCATGAATTTTTTAACCGTAGCCGAGCGCAGCAGCGGCGGATAAAAGTGGGCGTGCAGTTGCCAGTGGGCATTGTCTTCATCCGCTTGAGCCGGGCCGGTAGGCGCGCCGTGCCAGCCCATAGAGTAGGGAAACGAGACTTCAAAGAGGTTGTCGTATTTGGTCAGCAGGCGTTTGAGGATGCCGGCCAGCGCGTTTCGCTCGGCGTCATCCAGATCGGGCAGGCGCAAAACGTGACGGCGCGGCAAAAGCAGCGTTTCAAAGGGCCAGACGGCCCAGAAAGGCACCACGGCCAGCCAATGTTCGTTTTCCACCACCAGCCGCTCCTGCCGGGTTGTTTCCAGGTGGGCGTAATCTACCAGGAGCGGCGAACCATGCTCCGCCAAATAGGCCCGTTGCCGGCGTTCCTCTTTGGCCGCTTCGTTGGGCAGGGCGCTGCCGGCCCAAATTTGACCGTGCGGGTGGGGGTCGGAACAACCCATCATTGCGCCTTTATTTTCAAAAACCTGCACCCAGCGATATAACCGGCCCAGATCAATGATTTGCTCGGCCCAAACGTCGATCACGCTGCGAATATGTTGCGTTTCCATCTCCGGCAAGGTTAGATCGTGGCGGGGTGAGAAGCAGACCACGCGGGCGGCGCCACGCACACTTTCCAGGCGCAGCAGGGGCGTGTCGTTGGCCGGTGAAGGCGGCGTGTCGGGTAAAAGGGCGGCAAAGTCGTTGGGAAAAACATAAGTGCTTTCATACTTGGGGTTTTGCGTTCCACTCACCCGCGTATTGCCCGGACACAGATAACAGTGGGGGTCGTAAGGCGGGCGGGTTTCGGGCGGGG contains:
- a CDS encoding M50 family metallopeptidase, whose translation is MNSLQSLFSSSRQADFSTRQTLTLIGLAGLFTLLVAILPWLNWLNYPFRLLLTIVHELGHGLAALLTGGEFIRFVVHPNGAGLATTAGGWRFVVIPAGYLGVALFGALLILLGRSYRWGRLALGVIGAGMIFLSLRYGVPSIFSAYVLSGILTTLSGFIFGGLFLGVSFKAPPGGIIFLLHLIAIQAVLTAFSDLFGLIGLSAHFFSTPENDAQAMAQLTHIPAIVWAVLWAIVAVALIGGAIWQTWLKPVKTKPSPELPGYQY
- a CDS encoding UDP-glucose--hexose-1-phosphate uridylyltransferase, with translation MTIFNPTDHPHRRYNPLTGEWTLVSPHRTKRPWRGQVEKPPPETRPPYDPHCYLCPGNTRVSGTQNPKYESTYVFPNDFAALLPDTPPSPANDTPLLRLESVRGAARVVCFSPRHDLTLPEMETQHIRSVIDVWAEQIIDLGRLYRWVQVFENKGAMMGCSDPHPHGQIWAGSALPNEAAKEERRQRAYLAEHGSPLLVDYAHLETTRQERLVVENEHWLAVVPFWAVWPFETLLLPRRHVLRLPDLDDAERNALAGILKRLLTKYDNLFEVSFPYSMGWHGAPTGPAQADEDNAHWQLHAHFYPPLLRSATVKKFMVGYEMLAEAQRDLTAEQSAERLRALPEVHYKATN